A window of Pseudodesulfovibrio hydrargyri contains these coding sequences:
- a CDS encoding chloride channel protein yields MPITRLINYWKDFVKSYRTVTSFRWLVIGVVVGTMSGLVAAGFFWLVESGKFLIQHQLAGIVSPDPAGEGLFEGPAGAYRPWVIPAFTTGTALLTGWLVKTFIPETINGGTDGTDSTINAFHNQGGIIKARVAIIKGLCSVLTIASGGSAGREGPITQMGAGIGSWLAKILDMSAKERRMLLLAGAAGGLGAIFRAPLGGALTAVEVIYREDFESEAILPSVMSSVVSYSIFTFFYGTDPIFGIPRFSFHDPRELIFYALLAFVCAAVGWLYVKTFYTIKYHIFFPLKEKIGLVWSMGLGGLAMGLLGILYPYTAHAGLVTGGILSGGYGWLELAILGQIPALGMCYIIIGKTVATSVTIGSGMSGGMFAPALFVGGMSGGLVGKLGHHFFPNIVTEPGAYILVGMAAFFAGVANAPIGPLIMVTELTQGYGLLAPLMLASALCIVLGRNFSLYEHQVENKFDSPAHAEDATINILEQMHVADFYNPGDVIVLEEGTTLKALTDIIAHSDQFYFPVRAQDGTYVGMVSIHNVRNWMFEEELHDLVVVRDLMSRPVYVRPDYDLYQALLRFVNTDYGQIPVVSETDTSDIIGLINRDDVFLAYAEAIAQVKGEGQEAAPDTEPGPAIKE; encoded by the coding sequence ATGCCCATCACCCGCCTGATCAATTACTGGAAGGATTTCGTCAAATCATACCGCACGGTCACCTCGTTCAGGTGGCTGGTCATCGGCGTGGTCGTCGGGACCATGTCCGGACTCGTGGCCGCGGGCTTCTTCTGGCTGGTGGAGAGCGGCAAGTTCCTCATCCAGCACCAGCTGGCGGGCATCGTCTCCCCGGACCCGGCGGGCGAAGGGCTGTTCGAGGGCCCGGCCGGCGCGTACCGGCCGTGGGTCATCCCGGCCTTCACCACGGGCACGGCCCTGCTCACCGGCTGGCTGGTCAAGACCTTCATCCCCGAGACCATCAACGGCGGCACCGACGGCACGGACTCGACCATCAACGCCTTCCACAACCAGGGCGGCATCATCAAGGCCCGGGTGGCCATCATCAAAGGGCTGTGCTCGGTCCTGACCATCGCCTCGGGCGGTTCGGCCGGGCGCGAGGGCCCCATCACCCAGATGGGCGCGGGCATCGGCTCCTGGCTGGCCAAGATCCTGGACATGTCCGCCAAGGAGCGGCGCATGCTCCTGCTGGCGGGCGCGGCCGGCGGCCTGGGGGCCATCTTCCGGGCGCCGCTGGGCGGCGCGCTGACCGCCGTGGAGGTCATCTACCGCGAGGACTTCGAGTCCGAGGCCATCCTGCCCTCGGTCATGAGCTCCGTGGTCTCCTACTCCATCTTCACCTTCTTCTACGGCACGGACCCGATCTTCGGCATCCCCCGGTTTTCCTTCCACGACCCCCGCGAACTGATCTTCTACGCCCTGCTCGCCTTTGTCTGCGCGGCTGTGGGATGGCTCTACGTCAAGACCTTCTACACCATCAAGTACCACATCTTCTTCCCGCTCAAGGAAAAGATCGGCCTGGTCTGGTCCATGGGGTTGGGCGGCCTGGCCATGGGGCTGCTCGGCATCCTCTACCCGTACACCGCGCACGCGGGCCTGGTCACCGGCGGCATCCTGTCCGGCGGCTACGGCTGGCTGGAGCTGGCCATTCTCGGCCAGATTCCGGCGCTGGGCATGTGCTACATCATCATCGGCAAGACCGTGGCCACCTCGGTGACCATCGGCTCGGGCATGTCCGGCGGCATGTTCGCGCCCGCCCTGTTCGTGGGCGGCATGTCCGGCGGCCTGGTGGGCAAGCTCGGCCATCATTTCTTCCCGAACATCGTCACCGAGCCCGGCGCATACATCCTGGTCGGCATGGCCGCCTTCTTCGCGGGCGTGGCCAACGCCCCCATCGGCCCGCTGATCATGGTCACCGAGCTGACCCAGGGCTACGGCCTGCTCGCCCCGCTCATGCTCGCCTCGGCGCTGTGCATCGTGCTCGGCCGCAATTTCTCGCTCTACGAGCACCAGGTGGAGAACAAGTTCGACTCCCCGGCCCACGCCGAGGACGCGACCATCAACATCCTGGAACAGATGCACGTGGCGGACTTCTACAATCCCGGCGACGTCATCGTCCTGGAGGAAGGCACCACCCTCAAGGCCCTGACCGACATCATCGCCCACTCGGACCAGTTCTACTTCCCGGTGCGGGCCCAGGACGGCACGTATGTCGGCATGGTCTCCATCCACAACGTGCGCAACTGGATGTTCGAGGAAGAGCTGCACGACCTGGTGGTGGTCCGCGACCTCATGTCGCGTCCGGTCTACGTCCGTCCGGACTACGACCTGTACCAGGCCCTGCTGCGCTTCGTGAACACGGACTACGGCCAGATTCCGGTGGTCTCGGAGACCGACACCTCGGACATCATCGGATTGATCAACCGCGACGACGTGTTCCTGGCCTACGCCGAGGCCATCGCCCAGGTGAAGGGCGAGGGCCAGGAGGCCGCTCCGGACACGGAACCCGGGCCCGCGATCAAGGAATAG
- a CDS encoding beta-barrel assembly-enhancing protease, with product MRSPFAIFPALLAAVLLVLVPAATARADLDLFGGKMTLRDENKMGHDFDQIIRAQQNMVGDTYVTDYVATVVARVVTGKRPMPFHVKSAVIANPLINAFAIPGGYIYIFTGLIQSVDTESQLAGVIAHELAHVSQRHVVSRIEKQKKISLLSTAGMLAGLLLGVAGGSGNAGQAGQALVLGSQGAATAAMLHYSQEDEREADHVGLNSLVKAGYNPEGMPGTFEIMLKNKWYDNSSSMPSYLSTHPGTEERITYLNDRIARMPKAFLERKDDNAKLRRVQVLIRARMSPANTALAYWDDKKTSEYTPMDYVGRGITLERLKRMDEAQAAFEKALSLAKDDPLVVREAGIFYFKTGQADRAVGLLQKAAIMDPDDAMALFYLSRLQAEAKQFAEAAKNMRKVNELVPEDWEVHHHLGMILGESGDAFGGNLHLAYASVYSMRLGKAREYLQRARDLAQTQEQKDRIKELEETIKARAEIGK from the coding sequence ATGCGTTCACCCTTCGCCATATTTCCGGCCTTGCTGGCCGCCGTGTTGTTGGTTCTGGTCCCGGCCGCGACCGCGCGCGCCGATCTCGATCTGTTCGGCGGCAAGATGACCCTGCGCGACGAGAACAAGATGGGCCACGATTTCGACCAGATCATCCGCGCCCAACAGAACATGGTGGGCGACACCTACGTCACCGACTACGTGGCCACGGTGGTGGCCCGGGTGGTCACGGGCAAGCGGCCCATGCCGTTCCACGTCAAGAGCGCGGTCATCGCCAACCCGCTGATCAACGCCTTCGCCATCCCCGGCGGATACATCTATATTTTCACCGGACTGATCCAGTCCGTGGACACCGAGTCGCAGCTGGCCGGGGTCATCGCGCACGAGTTGGCGCACGTCTCCCAGCGGCACGTGGTCAGCCGCATTGAAAAGCAGAAGAAGATCTCCCTGCTGTCCACGGCGGGCATGCTGGCCGGGCTGCTCCTGGGTGTGGCCGGGGGCAGCGGCAACGCGGGCCAGGCGGGCCAGGCCCTGGTGCTCGGCTCCCAGGGCGCTGCCACGGCGGCCATGCTGCACTACTCCCAGGAGGACGAGCGCGAGGCGGACCATGTGGGCCTCAACTCCCTGGTCAAGGCCGGGTACAACCCCGAGGGGATGCCCGGGACCTTCGAGATCATGCTCAAGAACAAGTGGTACGACAACAGCTCGAGCATGCCGAGCTACCTGTCCACCCACCCGGGCACCGAAGAACGCATCACCTACCTCAACGACCGCATCGCGCGCATGCCCAAGGCCTTCCTGGAACGCAAGGACGACAACGCCAAACTGAGGCGGGTCCAGGTGCTCATCCGGGCGCGCATGTCCCCGGCCAACACGGCCCTGGCCTACTGGGACGACAAGAAGACAAGCGAATACACGCCCATGGACTACGTGGGACGCGGCATCACCCTGGAGCGGCTCAAGCGCATGGACGAGGCCCAGGCCGCCTTTGAAAAGGCCCTGTCCCTGGCCAAGGACGATCCCCTGGTGGTCCGTGAGGCGGGCATCTTCTATTTCAAGACCGGGCAGGCCGACCGCGCCGTGGGGCTGTTGCAGAAAGCGGCCATCATGGATCCGGACGACGCCATGGCCCTGTTCTACCTGTCCCGGCTCCAGGCCGAGGCCAAACAGTTCGCCGAGGCGGCGAAGAACATGCGCAAGGTCAACGAGCTGGTGCCCGAGGACTGGGAGGTCCACCACCACCTGGGCATGATCCTGGGCGAGTCCGGCGACGCCTTCGGGGGCAACCTGCATCTGGCCTACGCCTCGGTCTATTCCATGCGCCTGGGCAAGGCCCGGGAGTACCTGCAACGGGCCCGCGACCTGGCCCAGACCCAGGAGCAGAAGGACCGGATCAAGGAGCTCGAGGAGACCATCAAGGCCCGCGCCGAGATCGGCAAATAG
- a CDS encoding bifunctional riboflavin kinase/FAD synthetase: protein MIVARTIQDIQDVIAGSCVTIGNFDGVHKGHQKLIALACERAKARDLISVVVTFDPHPLRVLRSDRTPPFITLTEQKVELLSQYGPQVCLLLEFTMDMARLSPEEFVKTYLVDGLNVKEMIIGYDYHLGKGRAGNFETLCELGRKYGFSVDRLDPVTIDNAIVSSTRIRDLVQAGHVWAVRPLLGRFYQVKGEVVHGMNRGGKLLGFPTANLKLVDELFPKPGVYAIWAEVDGAVLEGVANIGLNPTFGNDVLSVEAHLLDFSGDIYGDDIRVHFVQRIRDEKKFNGLDELKARIAKDVELGRQILAQPEAAIKLTHPDFGKGPEVR, encoded by the coding sequence ATGATCGTCGCACGGACCATACAGGACATCCAGGACGTCATCGCCGGGTCATGCGTGACCATCGGCAACTTCGACGGAGTCCACAAGGGCCACCAGAAACTCATCGCGCTGGCCTGCGAGCGCGCCAAGGCCCGGGATCTCATCAGCGTGGTCGTCACCTTCGACCCCCATCCCCTGCGCGTCCTGCGCAGTGACCGCACGCCGCCCTTCATCACCCTGACCGAACAGAAGGTCGAACTGCTCTCGCAGTACGGGCCGCAGGTCTGCCTGCTGCTCGAGTTCACCATGGACATGGCCAGGCTCTCTCCCGAGGAGTTCGTCAAGACCTACCTGGTGGACGGGCTGAACGTGAAGGAAATGATCATCGGCTACGACTACCACCTGGGCAAGGGACGGGCCGGAAACTTCGAGACCCTGTGCGAACTGGGCAGGAAGTACGGCTTTTCCGTGGACCGCCTCGACCCGGTGACCATCGACAACGCCATCGTCTCCTCCACCCGCATCCGCGACCTGGTCCAGGCGGGCCACGTCTGGGCGGTACGCCCCCTGCTCGGCCGGTTCTACCAGGTCAAGGGCGAGGTGGTGCACGGCATGAACCGGGGCGGCAAGCTGCTCGGCTTCCCCACGGCCAACCTCAAGCTGGTGGACGAGCTCTTCCCCAAGCCCGGCGTGTACGCCATCTGGGCCGAGGTGGACGGGGCGGTTCTCGAAGGCGTGGCCAACATAGGCCTGAATCCGACGTTCGGCAACGACGTGCTCTCGGTGGAGGCCCACCTGCTCGATTTCTCCGGCGACATCTACGGGGACGATATCCGGGTCCACTTCGTGCAGCGCATCCGCGACGAAAAGAAGTTCAACGGCCTGGACGAACTCAAGGCGCGCATCGCCAAGGACGTGGAGCTGGGCCGCCAGATACTCGCCCAGCCCGAAGCGGCCATCAAACTGACCCACCCGGATTTCGGCAAGGGCCCGGAGGTCCGATAA
- the rho gene encoding transcription termination factor Rho, with the protein MNLTELKQKSMQDLTDLAMSFEVENPSTMRKQELIFALLQQCASQNGQIFGEGVLEILPDGFGFLRSPMYSYMAGPDDIYVSPSQIRRFGLRKGDVVSGQIRPPKEGERYFALLRVSEIGFEDPQHSKNLVLFDNLTPLYPEEQLRLENGDKNYSARIIDLLAPIGKGQRGVIVAPPRTGKTIMLQTIANSINANHPEVDLIVLLIDERPEEVTDMQRTVKAEVVSSTFDEPPTRHVQVAEMVIEKAKRLVERKRDVVILLDSITRLGRAYNAVTPSSGRVLSGGIDANALQRPKRFFGAARNIEEGGSLTIISTALIDTGSRMDEVIFEEFKGTGNMELYLDRHLSDKRIYPAIDINRSGTRKEELLLEEDVLNRVWILRKLLSPMNSIDSMEFLRGKMKGTKNNREFLDSMSK; encoded by the coding sequence CTGAACCTCACCGAACTCAAGCAAAAATCCATGCAGGATCTGACCGATCTTGCCATGTCCTTCGAGGTGGAGAACCCGAGCACCATGCGCAAGCAGGAGCTCATCTTCGCCCTGCTGCAGCAATGCGCCTCCCAGAACGGCCAGATCTTCGGCGAGGGCGTGCTGGAAATCCTGCCCGACGGCTTCGGATTCCTGCGTTCGCCCATGTACAGTTACATGGCCGGCCCCGACGACATCTACGTCTCCCCCTCGCAGATCCGCCGTTTCGGCCTGCGCAAGGGCGACGTTGTCTCGGGCCAGATCCGGCCGCCCAAGGAGGGCGAGCGCTATTTCGCCCTGCTGCGCGTGTCCGAGATCGGCTTCGAGGACCCGCAGCACTCCAAGAACCTGGTCTTGTTCGACAACCTGACTCCCCTGTACCCCGAGGAGCAGCTTCGTCTCGAAAACGGCGACAAGAACTATTCCGCCCGGATCATCGACCTGCTGGCACCCATAGGCAAGGGCCAGCGCGGCGTGATCGTCGCCCCGCCCCGAACCGGCAAGACGATCATGCTCCAGACCATCGCCAACTCCATCAACGCCAACCATCCCGAGGTGGACCTGATCGTCCTGCTCATCGACGAGCGGCCCGAGGAGGTCACGGACATGCAGCGCACGGTCAAGGCCGAGGTGGTCTCCTCCACCTTCGACGAGCCGCCGACCCGCCACGTCCAGGTGGCCGAGATGGTCATCGAAAAGGCCAAGCGGCTGGTCGAGCGCAAACGCGACGTGGTCATCCTGCTCGACTCCATCACCCGGCTCGGCCGGGCCTACAACGCCGTGACCCCGTCCTCCGGGCGCGTGCTCTCCGGCGGTATCGACGCCAACGCCCTGCAGCGGCCCAAGCGCTTCTTCGGCGCGGCCCGCAATATCGAGGAAGGCGGCTCCCTGACCATCATCTCCACCGCGCTCATCGACACCGGCTCGCGCATGGACGAGGTCATCTTCGAGGAGTTCAAGGGCACCGGCAACATGGAGCTCTACCTGGACCGCCACCTGTCCGACAAGCGCATCTACCCGGCCATCGACATCAACCGCTCCGGCACCCGCAAGGAGGAGCTGCTCCTGGAAGAGGACGTGCTCAACCGCGTCTGGATCCTGCGCAAGCTCCTCTCCCCCATGAACTCCATCGATTCCATGGAATTCCTGCGGGGCAAGATGAAGGGCACCAAGAACAACAGAGAGTTCCTGGATTCGATGAGCAAGTAG